CAGTGGCTGCTCACCGCGGACGGGCGCGTGCGCTTGCCCGATGCGCAGAGCACGGAGGGCCGGGTCATCCGCCGCGGGATTGGCATCGACGGGAGCACCCATTCCTGGCCCGTTCCCGCGGAGTTGCTCAATGCCTTTGCGGAGCAGCCGCCGTTGACGTTTCCCGATCCGCTGCCGGACATCATGGACACCGGGCAGGGTCAGTGGGCCCGGACGGACGACGGCGTCGCCGAGCTCTCCGCCACCCAGGCAGACATGTTGGTTAGCTACGGCGCGACGCGCAAAGAAGCCTCACCACAAGAGGTAGGCGCGCTTGCCGATGCCCCCTTAAACTTCCGCCTGCCCGCCACCACCTTCGACTTCGTTGGCCCAGATGAGGGCTGGATGTGCGCTGATAGCGATGGTGGGGCAGCGCTGGTGACTGAGAACCCCGGGACGGTAGCGCTCGCCGGAGAGGGTATAGCGGATCGTTTTGGCGGGCTATCGGCAGGAGGAGTTGGTGTGGATACCGGGCATGGCTACCACGTTGTCTCGCCTACGGGGCAGCGCCATGCGGTGGACAATAAGGAACTCTTAGAGGCCCTCGGCACCGGTATTGGGGCGGAGGTTCCGTGGGAAATCATCCGGCTTTTGCCAGAGGCTTCGCGCTTGGACCGGGACGAAGCCCTGCAGGTCAGCCCCTAGGCCGACTTGGGTCGGCGTAGCCCGCGGGCAACCGCCAGGCCCGTCAGCAGCAGGACTAACCCGCCGAGCACCCACCCGGTGCGGCTCGCCGCTGGGGAGTGTTCGTCTTTGGCGGGTTGGATAGTCAGATCGCGCGCGGGTGCGGCATATTCGCCATCGATATGGGTAAGGGCGGCGAGCGGATCGATGAAACCGTTGCCGGGCTCGCCGGCGGAAAGCAGCCGTTGACGTATATCGGCGGCGCTGGCGTCTGGGTAGCGCTCGGCTAATAGGGCGGCGGTGCCGCTGACTACCGGTGCCGCGAACGAGGTGCCGTGAAACTGTGCCAGGGAATCCTGTTGGTTCTTCCCGTCTGCCCAGCCACCGGCGGGATTAAGCGCTAAAGGGACGAAGCCGTGGGCGGCTAATTGTGGGCCATCGGCAGGCGTGAGGGAGTACTCGGCGAGTGCGTGGGCATCCTCTTGGGCGCTAACGGATAAAACGGTCGGTGAATCAGCGGGAAAGACGTGATCGCCTTCTTCGCAGGTGCCGGAGGAAATATTGCCGGAGGCTGCGATGACTACCGCGCCGGCATCTTCTGCGTGGCCGAGCGCCTCATCCAAGCGGGAGCTATCGATGCGCCGCGCGGTCTTCTCTGGAACGCAGGACACCACGGAAATATTGATCACCCGGGCGTTGTCCTCCACGGCATGATCGATGGCGCGGGCCAATGTGTCGAGCGAGCCGGTGGTGCTGTCCTCGTCGGACTCGCCGGCCGTGCCATCGTATTGGCGATAATGCGCGCTGGTTTGGCGGATGGCGCGGATCTCAGCGCGTGGGGCGATGCCAATATCGTGCCCGGAGATGATGCCGGCGACGACGGTGCCGTGCAGGTCGCAATCTCGGTGCGGATCCGGTTCTTCCGGAGTGACCAGGTCCGCGCCTGCGGTGAGATTCGGCAGCTGATCGTGGTGGGCAACGCCGGTATCGATGACGGCTACCTTTATGCCCTCGCCCGTGGCAAAGGAATGCAGCTGGGAACGGTAGGCGCGCTGGTCTGCGGAAGGTTCTGGCGCTAGGGGAGATGGATGCGCGGTGGCGCATTCCCGGTCCGGTTCCCGTGCGCCCGCGATGGGCGCGGTGGGAGCTCCTGTGATGAAATCGCCGGTTCCGGCGAGGACACATGCGGTAAGGGCGCAAGCAGCAAGCCTTGAACTGCCGTTGAACCCAGGTAGTGCGGAAAAACGACGCGAGCGGGTGTGGCCCATTATCCCAGCCCCCTGATGAGTTCGAAGATCCCGGCGAGGTGCGCGGCAAGCGGCAGGCAGGCGGCGATGGTGAGGGACTCAATGCGTTCGAACCAGGCGATGGTCGTTGGTTCCACCTCGCTCATTTTGGCCGTCCACAGTGGTGCGCTTAGCATCGCGGTAAGCAGGAGGGCCGCAACCACCGTTGGCGCCCAAGCGCCAGCAAGCCCATCTACGGCAATCGCATGCACGGCGCACAGACAGGCGGTGAGGCAGGCAACCATGGCGACGAGCATGAGAGCCCAGCTGGCAAGCACGCGCCCGTGACGCGCGGCGTGCATGACCACCGTTCCAGCAACGGAGACGCAGAGCGCTTGG
The window above is part of the Corynebacterium accolens genome. Proteins encoded here:
- the eccB gene encoding type VII secretion protein EccB; protein product: MARPLPTTKAQVSGHKFLRRRVEHGLVLGDTRMIHDPLARRRKAMMFGGVGVAFLAVGSGLLAWLQPSPQPGDAPIVRSEQGQLFVDVNDTYHPVYNLSSARIIAGEAAEAQTIGDEHLREASLGTPVGISDAPGYLAAPGETPQRSWAACLAGHDEQPADNPTSIDGQQVAQEEVIVVADPPQEGFGEERAALAETDGVQWLLTADGRVRLPDAQSTEGRVIRRGIGIDGSTHSWPVPAELLNAFAEQPPLTFPDPLPDIMDTGQGQWARTDDGVAELSATQADMLVSYGATRKEASPQEVGALADAPLNFRLPATTFDFVGPDEGWMCADSDGGAALVTENPGTVALAGEGIADRFGGLSAGGVGVDTGHGYHVVSPTGQRHAVDNKELLEALGTGIGAEVPWEIIRLLPEASRLDRDEALQVSP
- a CDS encoding S8 family serine peptidase, whose product is MGHTRSRRFSALPGFNGSSRLAACALTACVLAGTGDFITGAPTAPIAGAREPDRECATAHPSPLAPEPSADQRAYRSQLHSFATGEGIKVAVIDTGVAHHDQLPNLTAGADLVTPEEPDPHRDCDLHGTVVAGIISGHDIGIAPRAEIRAIRQTSAHYRQYDGTAGESDEDSTTGSLDTLARAIDHAVEDNARVINISVVSCVPEKTARRIDSSRLDEALGHAEDAGAVVIAASGNISSGTCEEGDHVFPADSPTVLSVSAQEDAHALAEYSLTPADGPQLAAHGFVPLALNPAGGWADGKNQQDSLAQFHGTSFAAPVVSGTAALLAERYPDASAADIRQRLLSAGEPGNGFIDPLAALTHIDGEYAAPARDLTIQPAKDEHSPAASRTGWVLGGLVLLLTGLAVARGLRRPKSA